From Desulfovibrio sp., the proteins below share one genomic window:
- a CDS encoding 8-amino-7-oxononanoate synthase: MAGRSPVIEKSYRAVLSELEGLHRLRKTRAFDPSRPGVLNVSSNDYLGLSRHPECIARACEYAHAWGAGSASSRLICGTLPIHEALEAKLARLKGSETALVMGSGFQTNSSVLAALLDRQALGAEPLVFADKLNHASMHEGCRLAGVRQIRFRHLDLNHLESLLTKHANATAPRFILSESVFSMDGDRTDVQVLASLADRFGAFLYLDEAHAVGVLGQRGLGLASGVAIAQGLIMGTFSKALGSYGAYVCCSSTVREYLVNRAPGFIFSTALPPAALGAADAALDLILGMDTEREHLLWCAARFRTALHAHGLDTGLSDTQIVPVMAGEEARALRAMSALQDEGILAVAVRPPTVPPGSSRLRISLTARHSADDVDRLAEAVIRIMRQVP, from the coding sequence CTGGCTGGGAGATCGCCGGTGATTGAGAAAAGCTACCGGGCTGTGCTGTCCGAGCTGGAGGGGCTTCACCGTCTGCGAAAAACCCGGGCCTTCGATCCGTCCCGGCCGGGAGTGCTGAACGTCTCCTCCAACGACTACCTGGGACTGTCGCGCCACCCGGAGTGCATCGCCCGGGCCTGCGAATACGCCCATGCCTGGGGCGCTGGCTCCGCCTCCTCCCGGCTTATCTGCGGCACGCTCCCCATCCACGAGGCCCTCGAGGCCAAGCTTGCCCGGCTGAAGGGAAGCGAGACGGCCCTGGTGATGGGGTCCGGGTTCCAGACCAACTCCTCGGTGCTGGCCGCCCTGCTCGACCGCCAGGCCCTGGGAGCAGAGCCCTTGGTCTTCGCGGACAAGCTCAATCACGCCAGCATGCACGAAGGCTGCCGGTTGGCCGGAGTCCGGCAGATACGGTTCAGGCACCTGGACCTGAATCATCTGGAATCGCTTCTGACCAAGCATGCCAACGCGACTGCACCACGCTTCATTCTCTCCGAAAGCGTCTTTTCCATGGATGGCGACCGGACAGACGTGCAGGTACTGGCCAGTTTGGCCGACCGCTTCGGCGCCTTCCTCTACCTGGACGAGGCTCACGCCGTTGGCGTTTTGGGACAGAGGGGGCTCGGCCTGGCCAGCGGCGTCGCCATTGCCCAAGGCCTGATCATGGGAACGTTCAGCAAGGCCCTGGGCAGCTACGGGGCCTACGTGTGCTGCTCCAGCACCGTGCGCGAATACCTTGTGAATCGGGCCCCCGGGTTCATCTTTTCCACGGCCCTGCCGCCAGCCGCCCTTGGCGCGGCGGACGCCGCCCTGGACCTCATTTTGGGAATGGACACAGAGCGCGAACACCTGCTTTGGTGCGCAGCCCGTTTCAGAACCGCGCTGCACGCGCACGGCCTCGACACCGGCCTGTCGGACACTCAGATCGTTCCCGTCATGGCTGGAGAGGAAGCGCGCGCCCTCCGTGCCATGTCCGCATTGCAGGACGAAGGCATCCTGGCAGTGGCCGTACGCCCGCCCACAGTCCCCCCTGGGAGCAGCAGGCTTAGGATTTCGCTCACAGCCCGGCACAGTGCAGACGACGTCGACCGGCTGGCCGAGGCTGTCATCCGGATCATGCGGCAGGTTCCGTGA
- a CDS encoding alpha/beta fold hydrolase produces MKSPHLIFVHGWGFTPAFWDPLRSILSQYSSSALDLGFFGQEDASFPTIHTGTPCVAVGHSLGVPWLLRQTELRYQAFVSLGGFGRFDVSAGPIRAMRRGLGKNVQQVLTGFHQACGLPLELAPDVSQARPDRLAQGLDWLLTWDEAKTLEALPVPVLAIATQDDAIVPETLSRSSFPKDLIMLPGGGHAFPATRASECAGLITQFLEAH; encoded by the coding sequence GTGAAGAGCCCGCACCTCATTTTCGTCCATGGCTGGGGCTTCACCCCGGCCTTCTGGGACCCGCTTCGCAGCATACTCTCGCAGTACTCCAGCTCCGCCCTGGATCTCGGATTCTTCGGGCAAGAAGATGCGTCTTTCCCAACAATTCACACCGGCACCCCCTGCGTCGCAGTGGGGCATTCCCTGGGTGTACCTTGGCTTCTGCGACAGACTGAACTGCGGTATCAGGCGTTCGTGAGCCTTGGAGGCTTTGGCCGTTTCGATGTGTCGGCCGGCCCTATCCGGGCCATGCGCCGGGGGCTTGGCAAGAACGTACAGCAGGTGCTGACCGGGTTTCATCAGGCCTGCGGCCTTCCCCTGGAACTTGCGCCCGATGTATCCCAGGCTAGGCCGGACAGACTGGCCCAGGGGTTAGATTGGCTGCTCACCTGGGACGAAGCCAAAACGCTGGAAGCGCTGCCAGTGCCTGTGCTGGCCATTGCCACGCAAGACGACGCGATTGTCCCTGAAACTCTCAGCAGGTCCAGCTTTCCAAAGGACCTGATCATGCTTCCTGGCGGCGGCCACGCCTTTCCCGCAACGCGCGCCTCTGAATGTGCCGGGCTCATCACGCAATTTCTGGAGGCACATTGA
- a CDS encoding methyltransferase domain-containing protein, with amino-acid sequence MSDARTTRIREAFGKATAYDAHAKPQAATAKRLAELILAQGLPHDARILDMGCGTGALATHLLASGKPRFYLCADISPAMLDRARPKTIGLTPAPCFACMDASAPALSPGFHLVASNMALHWVADGASALNRLWELVLPGGMLAVAVPGEKTFAAWREAHRNLGLACGLQDFFSAASLSSIFPGTASITEQTIKLNLTRALDLPRHLKAVGGYVPRPGHTPLDPRQFRAVLAALDATGPGAEYHVLYALALKPPKE; translated from the coding sequence TTGAGCGACGCGCGCACCACCCGCATCCGCGAGGCTTTTGGCAAAGCCACAGCCTACGACGCCCACGCCAAGCCCCAAGCTGCCACGGCCAAACGGCTCGCGGAGCTGATTCTGGCTCAAGGCCTGCCCCACGATGCCCGCATACTGGACATGGGCTGCGGCACGGGCGCTCTGGCCACGCATCTTCTGGCATCGGGCAAACCCCGCTTCTACCTGTGTGCGGACATTTCCCCGGCCATGCTGGACCGGGCACGGCCCAAGACCATCGGACTTACTCCCGCGCCCTGTTTTGCTTGCATGGACGCCTCCGCACCGGCCCTTTCACCCGGGTTTCATCTGGTGGCTTCCAACATGGCCCTGCACTGGGTCGCCGACGGGGCATCGGCCCTCAACCGTTTGTGGGAGCTGGTTCTGCCGGGGGGCATGCTCGCCGTGGCCGTCCCGGGCGAAAAGACCTTTGCCGCCTGGAGGGAAGCCCACCGGAATTTGGGCTTGGCGTGCGGGCTTCAGGACTTCTTCTCCGCCGCGAGCCTGTCCAGCATTTTCCCCGGCACCGCGAGCATCACGGAACAGACCATCAAGCTGAACCTCACCCGGGCCCTGGACCTGCCGCGCCACCTGAAGGCCGTTGGCGGATACGTGCCGCGCCCCGGACACACGCCCCTTGATCCCAGGCAGTTCAGGGCCGTGCTCGCCGCGCTGGACGCCACCGGCCCCGGCGCCGAATACCACGTCCTCTACGCCCTGGCCTTGAAGCCTCCCAAGGAGTAG
- the bioA gene encoding adenosylmethionine--8-amino-7-oxononanoate transaminase gives MNGYFVTGTDTGVGKTVLSALLCTALNAHYFKPIQTGQDSDTDTAAALAGLDASRITAPTVSLTAPLSPDQAARKQGVTLDIAAIRLPETKRPLIVEGAGGALVPIAPGQDMAGLMVRLGLPVIVAARSGLGTLNHTLLTLEALRLRGIEVAGVALIGEPNADNRLDIERLGKVPVIIELPILQPLSIETIRIATALLRLPESSSKPDVAAWDRNHVWHPFTQARTAPPPMQAVRGLGSKIFTDDGRELVDLVSSWWVNPHGHAHPAVARAIARQASMLEQVLFADFTHEPAARLAYELCSILPGGLKRVFYSDNGSTAVEVALKMAHQYWRNQGRPERTRFAAFQGGYHGDTVGAMSVGLGSGFFGGFEPLTFKVDFLPYPATWLGDEDIEDKESQALAVLKNYFAVHAGTVAGVILEPLVQGASGMRMVRPGFVKAVAELARTAGGLVIFDEVMTGFGRTGRMFASELTGTAPDIICLAKGLTCGFLPMSATVATEDIYQAFQGDTFDRALAHGHSFTANPLGCAAALAGLALFKEEATLERIATLEKVHAERLTAMRDHPRIAMPRWLGSIGAVNVTGAGQGYDADVGRKIKRFFTGNGFYARPMGDVFYILPPYCLTTDELNQAYDLLGRALDRLD, from the coding sequence ATGAACGGGTACTTTGTTACCGGTACGGACACCGGCGTGGGCAAGACCGTGCTCAGCGCCCTTCTCTGCACGGCGTTGAACGCCCACTATTTCAAGCCCATCCAAACCGGCCAGGACTCGGACACCGATACCGCGGCCGCTCTGGCCGGGCTGGACGCATCACGAATCACCGCGCCCACCGTCTCTCTCACTGCGCCGCTTTCGCCCGACCAGGCCGCCCGGAAGCAAGGCGTCACCCTGGACATCGCTGCCATCCGCCTGCCTGAAACGAAAAGGCCTCTCATCGTGGAAGGGGCCGGGGGCGCGCTGGTGCCCATCGCACCCGGCCAAGACATGGCCGGACTCATGGTCAGACTCGGCCTGCCCGTCATCGTGGCCGCGCGGTCCGGGCTGGGCACCTTGAATCACACCCTGCTCACCCTGGAGGCTCTGCGCCTGCGCGGGATAGAGGTTGCGGGAGTGGCCCTCATCGGGGAACCCAATGCGGACAACCGCTTGGACATCGAACGCCTGGGGAAAGTACCTGTAATCATTGAATTGCCCATACTTCAGCCGCTGTCGATCGAGACCATCCGCATTGCAACCGCCCTTCTCAGGCTCCCGGAGAGCTCTTCGAAACCAGACGTCGCAGCCTGGGACCGGAACCATGTCTGGCATCCGTTCACCCAGGCCAGGACAGCGCCCCCCCCCATGCAGGCCGTACGGGGCCTGGGGTCGAAGATTTTCACCGATGACGGGCGCGAACTCGTCGATCTTGTCTCCTCCTGGTGGGTGAACCCGCACGGCCACGCCCATCCGGCCGTGGCCCGGGCCATTGCCCGCCAGGCATCGATGCTGGAGCAGGTCCTTTTCGCGGATTTCACCCACGAACCGGCAGCGCGCCTGGCCTATGAGCTGTGCTCCATTCTACCCGGAGGCTTGAAGCGGGTCTTTTATTCCGACAACGGCTCCACCGCCGTGGAAGTGGCCCTCAAGATGGCCCATCAGTACTGGCGCAACCAGGGCAGGCCGGAGCGCACCCGTTTCGCGGCCTTTCAGGGCGGCTACCACGGAGATACGGTGGGGGCCATGTCCGTGGGGCTTGGCAGCGGATTCTTCGGCGGCTTCGAGCCGCTGACCTTTAAGGTGGATTTTCTGCCCTACCCGGCCACCTGGCTTGGCGACGAGGACATCGAGGACAAGGAATCCCAGGCCCTGGCGGTTCTCAAGAACTACTTCGCCGTGCATGCCGGCACCGTGGCCGGGGTTATTCTGGAGCCCCTGGTGCAGGGGGCGTCGGGAATGCGCATGGTCCGGCCCGGGTTCGTGAAGGCCGTGGCGGAGCTGGCCCGCACAGCAGGCGGACTGGTGATCTTCGACGAGGTGATGACCGGGTTCGGGCGCACGGGCCGCATGTTCGCCAGCGAGCTTACCGGCACGGCCCCGGACATCATCTGCCTGGCCAAGGGGCTTACTTGCGGGTTTTTGCCCATGTCCGCCACCGTGGCCACCGAGGACATCTACCAGGCTTTCCAGGGCGACACCTTCGACCGGGCTCTGGCCCACGGCCACTCCTTCACTGCCAACCCGCTGGGCTGCGCCGCGGCCCTGGCCGGTCTGGCCCTGTTCAAAGAGGAAGCCACCCTGGAGCGCATCGCCACCCTGGAAAAGGTCCACGCCGAAAGGCTTACGGCCATGCGGGACCACCCGAGGATCGCCATGCCGCGCTGGCTGGGGTCCATCGGGGCGGTGAACGTCACGGGAGCTGGCCAGGGGTACGACGCCGACGTGGGCAGAAAGATTAAACGCTTTTTCACGGGAAATGGGTTCTACGCCCGGCCCATGGGGGATGTGTTCTACATTCTGCCGCCCTACTGCCTGACCACTGATGAGCTGAACCAGGCTTACGATCTGCTTGGACGTGCCCTGGACCGGCTGGACTAG
- a CDS encoding DoxX family membrane protein encodes MRWIWFICRLVYGVMFVYAGAEKMADADVFASVIFNYQILPAKAVYATAMLMPAVEIVCGLALCANTLARGASVVLNLLMVGFIGAMGLAMVRGLDVTCGCFGGSGQAVTKETLIRDAAFLAVGLVAMWGAFARTGKD; translated from the coding sequence ATGCGCTGGATATGGTTTATCTGCCGTCTGGTCTACGGGGTGATGTTCGTCTACGCCGGGGCGGAAAAAATGGCTGATGCGGACGTCTTCGCGTCGGTCATTTTCAACTACCAGATTCTCCCGGCCAAGGCCGTCTACGCCACCGCCATGCTCATGCCGGCGGTGGAGATTGTTTGCGGCCTCGCCCTGTGCGCCAACACCCTGGCCCGGGGGGCGTCCGTGGTGCTGAACCTCTTGATGGTGGGGTTCATCGGCGCTATGGGCCTTGCCATGGTCCGGGGCCTGGACGTGACCTGCGGCTGCTTCGGCGGTTCCGGGCAGGCCGTAACCAAGGAAACCTTGATTCGTGACGCCGCCTTTCTGGCAGTGGGCCTGGTGGCAATGTGGGGAGCGTTCGCCCGTACGGGCAAGGATTAG